Genomic segment of Pseudorca crassidens isolate mPseCra1 chromosome 10, mPseCra1.hap1, whole genome shotgun sequence:
GAAGCAACTTTCAAATTCTGCCCCTACTGTGGAAAACCTTTACCTACAGAGGAGCACGAGGGGTCCCAGACCTTTGTCAAGCCGTCTATGTCATCCTCCCAAGCTTGGACTCCTCCCCTGAAATCTACATTCATATATATCAGACTGCCTGCTTGACATGTATTGGATGTCCCATAAGTGTCTCCACATGCCCAGAACTAAGCTCCTAATATGACTGCCGCCCCCGCACCTGCCCCTTCCATAGACTATCCCATCGAGGTAACAGCAGTTCAGCTTATTCAGTTTCTCAGACCATGAAGTCATCCTCAagtcctctttctctcccacccCATGACTGCAGCGCTCCAGCAGATCTCATCATCTCTTCCTTTAAAAGTCAAtgccgagggcttccctggtggcgcagtggttgggagtctgcctgccgatgcaggggacacgggttcgtgccccggtctgggaaggtcccacatgccgtggagcggctgggcccgtgagccatggccgctgagcctgcgcgtccggaccctgtgctccgcagcgggagaggccacagcagtgaggggctcgcgtactgcaaaaaaaaaaaaaaaaaaagtcaatgccaagggcttccctggtggcgcagtggttgagagtccgcctgccgatgcaggggacacgggttcctgccccggtccgggaagatcccacatgccgcggagcagctgggcccgtgagccatggccgctgagcctgcgcgtccgcaacgggagaggccacaacagtgagaggcccgcgtaacgaaaaaaaaaaaaaaaagtcaatgccgaggacttccctgatggcacagtggttaagaatccacctgccaatggaggggacacaggttcgatccttggtctgggaagatcccacatgccgcggaacaactaagcccatgcaccacaactactgagcctgtgctctagagcccacaagccacaattactgagcccatgtgccacaactactgaagtctgtgcgcctagagcccgtgctccacaacaagagaagccactgcaatgagaagcccgtgcaccacaatgaagagtagcccccacgtgcctcaactagagaaagcccgcatgcagcaacaaagacccaacgcagccaaaaataaataaataaatttattttaaaaaaaaatttaccagagTTGATAACTGTATTGTGGTTATGAAAGTGAatatcccgggcttccctggtggcgcagtggttgagagtccgcctgccgatgcaggggacacgggttcctgccccggtccgggaagatcccacatgccacggagcatctgggcccgtgagccatggccattgagcctgcgcgtccagagcctgtgctccgcaacgggagaggccacaacagtgagaggcccgcgtaccgcaaaaaaaaaaaaaaagtgaatatccCTACTTTTATGAGacacacactgaagtatttaggggtaaagggcATTGATGTATGCAGTTTACTCTCAaatgattcaaagaaaaaaatatatatacatatatgtatacacacatatacacacataacatACAAATGTTAGCAGTAGGTAATTAGGGTAAAGGGTATACAGCTGTTCTTTGTATTGTCCTTATTCTTGCACCTTTTCTgtacatttgaaattatttccaaataaaaagtccAAAGAAGTTGAATGGAAATATAGGTCTGGTGAAGCATGTCTTGGAGAGACAGACATTAACGGCTGTGAATGATTAATGGGCCAGATCTTACTATAAGACAAGGAAGAAAAGCCCAGCGAGCCCTTCCTCTGACTACTTTGACTGAAAACTTTCTTTCTTCAGCAGATTCAAAGCCAGGAGTCCGTCCCTGGCCCctttgccctctgccctctggcctTTGACGGTCAGCAATTTCTCAGCCACCATGAGCTCTGCAGTCATCTTATTCCATATTCATGTGCAGGAAATCAACTCCAACCAGGGGATCCTTGCCCAAATGACCACCAGCAGCGGCAGCAACAACATTCTGATAAAAACCACTGGGGTGCCAAAGCAGAAGATCAAGGAATGGGATCTACGCCTTTGTTTTGGAGCACAAATGAGAAGGGGACTTAAGTGGTTTTCTCTAGCCCACCCCAGGGACCACCAGTAAGCTCTCAGGGAGGCAACAAAGTGTTGAAGGTACAGCTCAGTCCAGCCCAGAGGGTAAGCTCTGGGGAAGCAGACAACATTCCTGAGAGGGTAGAACTCTCAGGATTTGGAGCAGTCAGGTTTAGAGGTGTGGACTAGGTTTTAGCCAGAAGTCAAACCTCTTCAGACACAGGCTGTCACGAGCGGAGATATCTCCTGTGCAGAAAGTGTGGGTGAAGCTTTAGCAGGAAGTCACATCTCAACAGACATCAGAGGACACACAGGGGAAAAGCCTTATATATGTGGGGAGTTGTGGTCAAGGCTTTATAGATAAGCCACCCCTCTACAACCACCAGAGTACACACTCAGGTGAGAAGCTTTATGTATGCAGGGAAGTGTGGGCAAGCTTTTAGCcacaagtcacacacacacaag
This window contains:
- the ZNF589 gene encoding LOW QUALITY PROTEIN: zinc finger protein 589 (The sequence of the model RefSeq protein was modified relative to this genomic sequence to represent the inferred CDS: inserted 3 bases in 2 codons; substituted 1 base at 1 genomic stop codon), translating into MNMGPVKFEGVVVIFTEAEWKRLSLEQRNLYKEVMLENFRNLVLLGEGMFSFLNFSIHIFIDHIASQCSKLLEHISEYSKPGVRPWPLCPXCPLAFDGQQFLSHHELCSHLIPYSCAGNQLQPGDPCPNDHQQRQQQHSDKNHWGAKAEDQGMGSTPLFWSTNEKGTXVVFSSPPQGPPVSSQGGNKVLKVQLSPAQRVSSGEADNIPERVELSGFGAVRFXRCGLGFSQKSNLFRHRLSRAEISPVQKVWVKL